The following coding sequences are from one Paenibacillus sp. FSL R5-0912 window:
- a CDS encoding ABC transporter permease: MRSTWRQIWPPLVAVIFFLGAWQIAVSVFHIPAWQLPSPSDIARESRGNASGIWAHTAATLRLTLIGFPVGTGIGLIVALLLHLLPWLKRALYPLLILSQNVPSIALGPLLIIWFGFGLLPKIVLITLVCFFPVAVAAMGGLAQSDRVMLNYMKMAGASNWQIFTKLELPGSLPSLFSGLKISATYAVMGAVVAEWIGADKGIGYYMLLQKASYRTDRMFVAIVIIVLLSLVLFALIALLERWLVRWKPRKEA; the protein is encoded by the coding sequence GTGAGAAGCACCTGGAGACAAATCTGGCCGCCCCTTGTGGCGGTCATCTTTTTTCTGGGCGCATGGCAAATTGCGGTATCGGTGTTCCATATCCCGGCCTGGCAGCTGCCGAGCCCGTCCGATATCGCGCGTGAATCACGCGGCAACGCCTCCGGGATCTGGGCGCATACGGCCGCAACGCTGCGCCTGACCCTGATCGGCTTCCCGGTCGGCACCGGCATCGGCCTCATTGTCGCCCTGCTGCTCCATCTGCTGCCCTGGCTCAAAAGAGCACTCTATCCGCTGCTGATCCTCAGCCAGAATGTGCCCTCCATTGCCCTTGGACCGCTGCTGATTATCTGGTTCGGCTTCGGCCTGCTGCCCAAAATCGTCCTGATCACCCTCGTCTGCTTCTTCCCAGTTGCTGTAGCGGCCATGGGCGGGCTGGCGCAAAGCGACCGGGTAATGTTGAACTATATGAAAATGGCCGGCGCAAGCAACTGGCAGATCTTCACCAAGCTGGAGCTTCCCGGCTCCCTGCCCTCCCTGTTCTCAGGGCTCAAAATCTCCGCGACCTATGCTGTCATGGGCGCAGTGGTTGCCGAGTGGATCGGCGCGGACAAAGGGATCGGCTATTATATGCTGCTGCAAAAGGCCTCTTACCGCACGGACCGGATGTTCGTGGCCATTGTCATTATTGTGCTGCTGAGTCTGGTGCTGTTCGCGCTGATTGCCCTGCTGGAGCGGTGGCTCGTGCGCTGGAAGCCGCGCAAGGAAGCTTAA
- a CDS encoding thiamine-binding protein: MANTLLSIQVIPKTPNNEDSIPYVDTAIEVIQKSGVKHQVNPLDTTMEGELTELLEVVRQMHEALIASGSPSVISQIKIAHNPSGISMDKLTEKYRP, encoded by the coding sequence ATGGCTAATACACTGCTTAGCATTCAGGTAATTCCCAAGACTCCAAACAATGAGGATTCGATCCCTTACGTGGACACTGCGATTGAGGTAATTCAGAAGTCGGGGGTCAAGCACCAGGTGAATCCGCTTGATACTACCATGGAAGGCGAGCTCACGGAGCTGCTGGAAGTTGTACGTCAGATGCATGAGGCACTGATTGCCTCCGGCAGCCCGAGCGTGATCTCCCAGATCAAGATCGCCCATAATCCCAGCGGTATTAGCATGGACAAGCTGACGGAGAAATACCGGCCGTGA
- a CDS encoding ABC transporter substrate-binding protein, with protein sequence MGVKKVLPLLLSSMLVIAIAGCGGGNSNAGNAGGSTPAAGSSTATPEATAAASTTDAPIELTPVKIALDWTPNTNHTGLYAAKELGYYAEEGLDVEIVQPGAAGSDTMVTSGEAQFGISAQEALTLARLQDVPLVSIAAIIQHNTSGFAAPKDRNIKTPKDFEGKTYGGWGSPAEEAAMKAIMDPEGGDVKKVKLVNIGESDFFTAVKRDIDFAWIFYAWTGIEAELRGEPLDMLYLKDYAPQLDYYTPVLTTSEKEIAEHPEVVKAFLKATSKGYQYAIDHPEEAATVLSDAVPDLDPELVLASQKWLSPKYKDDAARWGEQKLEIWQNYAEWMYGLKLLDKPLDAASTFTNEFLPEGQ encoded by the coding sequence ATGGGAGTCAAAAAAGTATTACCGCTGCTGCTCAGCTCTATGCTGGTTATTGCGATAGCCGGATGCGGGGGCGGAAACAGTAACGCAGGAAATGCCGGAGGCAGCACACCTGCCGCCGGGAGCAGCACCGCTACACCTGAAGCAACCGCAGCCGCCAGTACCACCGACGCGCCTATAGAGCTTACCCCGGTTAAGATTGCGCTGGACTGGACGCCGAACACGAATCACACCGGCCTGTATGCCGCCAAGGAGCTGGGGTATTACGCTGAGGAAGGTCTGGATGTAGAGATTGTGCAGCCTGGCGCTGCCGGGTCTGACACGATGGTTACTTCCGGTGAAGCCCAGTTTGGCATCAGTGCACAGGAGGCGCTCACCCTGGCCCGCCTGCAGGATGTGCCGCTCGTATCTATCGCCGCTATCATTCAGCATAATACCTCCGGCTTTGCCGCTCCGAAGGACCGCAATATTAAGACGCCGAAAGACTTCGAAGGCAAAACCTACGGAGGCTGGGGCTCTCCTGCGGAAGAAGCGGCCATGAAAGCGATCATGGATCCGGAAGGCGGAGATGTCAAAAAAGTGAAGCTGGTAAACATTGGTGAATCCGACTTCTTCACTGCGGTGAAACGCGATATCGACTTTGCCTGGATCTTCTACGCCTGGACCGGGATCGAAGCCGAACTGCGCGGCGAGCCGCTGGATATGCTGTACCTGAAGGATTATGCGCCGCAGCTGGATTACTACACACCGGTGCTGACCACCAGTGAGAAGGAAATTGCCGAGCATCCGGAAGTGGTGAAGGCTTTCCTCAAAGCTACGTCGAAAGGATATCAATACGCGATCGATCATCCGGAAGAGGCGGCCACAGTCCTGTCCGATGCAGTGCCTGATCTTGATCCCGAGCTGGTGCTGGCCAGCCAGAAATGGCTCAGCCCGAAATACAAGGACGATGCCGCCCGCTGGGGGGAGCAGAAGCTTGAAATCTGGCAGAATTACGCAGAGTGGATGTACGGCCTGAAGCTGCTGGACAAACCGCTGGATGCCGCAAGTACATTTACGAATGAATTTTTGCCGGAAGGCCAGTAA
- a CDS encoding MFS transporter — protein MKKLIWIGCLSYFVIGLAHVVLGSILPVLLQHYDRSYSAGGELIFSQFGGFLAGVLVSPLLNRRFGKRGGILIATGLLVCAETAYAFLPPWGWMYVIAVAAGFGFGMIEAVIGTIIIAAITEGTAIAMSRLEVLFGVGALLMPLAASPLIAAGSWRLAFLIVAAFSLVSLLFWAKSSFGPLQGVLDERPLRTAAAAAFADATAPGTVSVAGKSGRLPYKGKQWVLLGLFIVFFFLYVGTEMSLVNFMPAIFIAKLGMSEAAAALTVTFFWLAMSAGRLFAGVVAERISYRIYVLLSCFAALLLLVIFPFAEHRIAAFAVILLLGLFMSGIFSIALVFASKLLPGAEESTPSIMIASGGIGGAVLPLLTGWSMDHMQVAQTSGLLAAFAAVLFLLSVAAWKIG, from the coding sequence TTGAAAAAATTAATCTGGATCGGCTGTCTCTCCTATTTCGTCATCGGGCTTGCCCATGTGGTACTGGGCTCTATTCTGCCTGTGCTGCTTCAGCATTATGACCGCAGCTACAGTGCCGGGGGCGAGCTGATCTTCAGCCAGTTCGGCGGCTTCCTCGCCGGTGTGCTGGTCTCGCCGCTGCTGAACCGCCGCTTCGGCAAACGCGGCGGCATCCTGATCGCCACCGGGCTGCTGGTCTGCGCCGAAACGGCGTACGCCTTCCTCCCGCCCTGGGGCTGGATGTACGTGATTGCGGTTGCCGCAGGCTTCGGCTTCGGCATGATCGAAGCCGTCATCGGCACGATTATTATCGCCGCGATCACCGAAGGGACGGCAATTGCCATGAGCCGGCTGGAGGTGCTGTTCGGTGTAGGCGCGCTGCTCATGCCGCTGGCCGCAAGTCCGCTGATTGCCGCCGGCAGCTGGAGGCTGGCTTTCCTGATCGTTGCCGCCTTTTCTCTGGTTTCACTGCTCTTCTGGGCGAAGAGCAGCTTCGGTCCGCTCCAGGGTGTGCTGGATGAGCGGCCTTTACGCACTGCCGCTGCCGCTGCCTTCGCAGACGCAACAGCACCCGGAACAGTATCCGTTGCCGGTAAATCCGGACGCCTGCCGTACAAGGGCAAACAGTGGGTACTCCTTGGACTGTTCATCGTCTTCTTCTTTCTCTATGTAGGTACCGAGATGAGTCTGGTCAATTTCATGCCGGCGATCTTCATCGCCAAGCTGGGCATGAGCGAAGCTGCGGCAGCGCTGACGGTTACCTTCTTCTGGCTGGCTATGTCGGCGGGCAGACTGTTCGCCGGTGTGGTTGCCGAGCGGATTTCCTACCGCATCTACGTGCTCCTCAGCTGCTTCGCCGCTTTGCTGCTGCTGGTTATTTTCCCGTTCGCCGAGCACCGGATTGCCGCATTCGCCGTCATTCTGCTGCTCGGGCTGTTCATGTCCGGCATCTTCTCCATCGCCCTAGTCTTCGCAAGCAAGCTGCTGCCCGGTGCGGAGGAATCCACGCCAAGCATCATGATCGCCTCGGGCGGAATCGGCGGCGCGGTGCTGCCGCTGCTGACCGGCTGGTCCATGGACCATATGCAGGTGGCCCAGACCTCAGGGCTTCTGGCCGCTTTTGCCGCCGTATTATTCCTGCTTAGCGTGGCTGCCTGGAAAATCGGGTAA
- a CDS encoding pyridoxamine 5'-phosphate oxidase family protein: MDNKELEKTIIQALDDNKFGSFGTIEAGNKPKVRYMAVFHDGLNIYLATNRKTHKVEELKDNPNACLLLGYEQGGGKDVLEIEATVAVTKDEGLRSKVWNTSLEQWFKGPDDPDYVILELSPTRIEYMGKNKEHGVWQGATAVSK; encoded by the coding sequence ATGGATAACAAAGAGCTGGAGAAAACGATCATACAGGCGCTGGATGACAACAAGTTCGGGTCCTTCGGCACGATAGAAGCCGGCAACAAACCTAAGGTGCGTTATATGGCGGTATTTCATGACGGATTGAACATTTATCTGGCTACGAACCGCAAGACCCATAAGGTAGAGGAGCTTAAGGATAATCCGAATGCTTGCCTGCTGCTGGGTTACGAGCAGGGTGGCGGCAAGGATGTGCTGGAGATTGAAGCCACAGTAGCTGTCACCAAAGATGAGGGTTTGCGTTCGAAAGTATGGAACACATCCTTGGAGCAATGGTTCAAGGGACCGGATGATCCCGACTATGTAATCCTGGAGCTATCTCCGACACGGATTGAATATATGGGTAAAAATAAGGAACACGGTGTATGGCAGGGAGCAACTGCGGTATCCAAGTAA